A stretch of Ferribacterium limneticum DNA encodes these proteins:
- the flhF gene encoding flagellar biosynthesis protein FlhF has protein sequence MNVRKFIAANARDALRKVKETLGNDAIILSNRGVPGGVEIMAVAARDMAMIVPTPVADRAPPERRPQQNEFDDDYRVVLNSARARISQPTPPPVMSQAPQMPRQNIAQAAAQKPAGTVNAGIPKNGALRNLDLGRSGAIPVAPQRPVGNPLPPAAPAPTQAAPQRRPEADVVPMEVMEEIRSLRRIVEQHLAGFAWGETARSEPVKTEILRQMLDAGFSPQFARDLLTDLPHEMNNIEAMAWVKGAADRSLMTIGNENDIVDRGGVYALVGPTGVGKTTTTAKLAARCVLRHGPSKVALVTTDGYRIGAHEQLRIYGRILGVSVHLVKDATELRQTLIELQHKHMVLIDTMGMSQKDKLVPELTDMLAGCDVKRLLLLNSTARGDTLDDVVRAYAGDTLAGCILTKIDEAASLATALDVIMRHSLKLLYVSNGQRVPEDLHLPNRSYLLHRAFKDVPESSPHKYDGVEPALMMANAGMVAVGGRRG, from the coding sequence ATGAACGTCAGAAAATTCATCGCGGCCAATGCAAGGGATGCCTTGAGGAAAGTGAAGGAAACGCTCGGTAACGACGCGATCATCCTTTCAAACCGAGGGGTTCCGGGTGGGGTTGAGATCATGGCTGTTGCTGCCCGCGACATGGCGATGATCGTGCCCACACCGGTGGCCGATCGCGCACCGCCAGAAAGGCGGCCGCAACAAAACGAATTTGATGACGACTACCGTGTTGTGTTGAATTCTGCACGGGCTCGCATCTCGCAACCGACTCCCCCGCCGGTCATGTCCCAGGCGCCCCAGATGCCCCGGCAAAATATCGCTCAGGCGGCTGCACAGAAGCCTGCAGGGACGGTGAACGCCGGTATTCCGAAAAATGGCGCCTTGCGCAATCTTGACCTTGGCCGTTCAGGGGCTATACCGGTTGCACCGCAGCGCCCGGTTGGGAATCCGCTGCCGCCGGCTGCTCCAGCACCAACCCAGGCTGCACCGCAGCGTCGCCCGGAGGCTGACGTGGTGCCGATGGAGGTGATGGAGGAAATTCGTTCGCTGCGCCGGATTGTCGAGCAGCATCTGGCCGGCTTTGCTTGGGGAGAGACGGCTCGCTCCGAGCCGGTGAAGACAGAAATTCTGCGCCAGATGCTTGATGCCGGGTTTTCTCCGCAATTTGCGCGCGATCTGCTCACCGATTTGCCTCACGAAATGAATAATATCGAGGCCATGGCCTGGGTAAAGGGGGCTGCGGACCGCTCACTGATGACCATCGGCAACGAAAACGATATCGTCGATCGGGGCGGTGTTTACGCGCTGGTCGGGCCAACTGGCGTAGGCAAGACGACAACGACTGCAAAGCTGGCGGCGCGCTGTGTGTTGCGGCATGGTCCGAGCAAGGTAGCCTTGGTCACCACGGACGGCTACCGGATCGGGGCGCATGAGCAGCTGCGCATCTACGGCCGTATCCTTGGTGTTTCTGTTCATCTGGTCAAGGATGCGACTGAACTGCGCCAGACCCTGATTGAATTGCAGCACAAGCACATGGTCCTGATCGACACCATGGGCATGAGCCAGAAGGACAAGCTGGTGCCGGAATTGACCGACATGCTGGCCGGCTGTGATGTGAAGCGTCTGTTGCTGCTGAATTCGACAGCGCGTGGCGATACGCTGGACGATGTCGTGCGAGCCTATGCCGGCGATACCCTGGCGGGTTGCATTCTGACCAAGATTGATGAAGCGGCCAGTCTGGCAACGGCCCTGGATGTGATCATGCGGCACAGCCTGAAGCTGCTGTACGTATCGAATGGCCAGCGCGTACCGGAAGATCTGCATCTGCCAAACCGAAGCTACCTGTTGCATCGTGCCTTCAAGGATGTGCCGGAAAGCTCTCCGCATAAATACGATGGTGTGGAACCTGCGCTGATGATGGCCAACGCCGGCATGGTTGCGGTCGGAGGACGTCGTGGCTGA